The proteins below come from a single Cupriavidus pauculus genomic window:
- a CDS encoding cupin domain-containing protein, translating to MTTTPALIDFRAEPAPTHDRPSPDRLVIGNPHRTTWTHYSAERGDFDCGIWACEPGAWRIVFPPTKEEFFHVISGRVRIADTAGNAREFGPGDACVIPSGFEGTFEVVEPVRKYFVVLDRSAG from the coding sequence ATGACCACGACGCCCGCCCTGATCGACTTCCGCGCCGAACCGGCCCCCACGCACGACCGGCCGAGCCCCGACCGCCTGGTCATCGGCAATCCGCACCGCACCACGTGGACGCACTACAGCGCCGAGCGCGGTGACTTCGACTGCGGCATCTGGGCCTGCGAGCCCGGCGCCTGGCGCATCGTGTTTCCGCCGACCAAAGAAGAGTTCTTCCACGTGATCAGCGGCCGCGTGCGCATCGCCGACACCGCGGGCAACGCGCGCGAATTCGGTCCGGGCGATGCCTGCGTGATTCCGTCGGGCTTCGAAGGCACGTTCGAGGTGGTCGAGCCCGTGCGCAAGTACTTCGTCGTACTGGACCGCAGCGCCGGCTGA
- a CDS encoding esterase-like activity of phytase family protein: MRARARLFPLKPILVSALGALAMLALPLAHAADRAVGSLRLIGEQRIPSGEMFRDTAVGGLSGLDYDAASDTWYLLSDDRSEKAPARFYTARLDLDAEAFRGITLTGVSVFTQQDGKPYPSRLRQVLARGEIADFESIRIDPTDRSLWYTSEGDCLTTFRDPSITHGSATGAFIARIEPPPMLRLCHPIGSGSRFNATFEGLTFSADGRTLWVSMEGPTHEDGPLPTPEQGAFGRVTEFARDGAVLRQVAYPIDAVVPVPAKGKHGENGVSDMLAVDENRFLMIERGAAQDENGRWSNDIRIYEMNIRDATDVREVPALREGTFKPATKRLVLNLKALALQRLDNIEGIAWGPKLPNGHDTIVLVSDDNFHPPQITQLLAFEVLPPVN; the protein is encoded by the coding sequence ATGCGCGCCCGCGCCCGCCTCTTTCCCCTGAAGCCGATTCTGGTCAGCGCCCTGGGCGCACTGGCCATGCTGGCCCTGCCCCTCGCCCATGCCGCGGACCGCGCCGTGGGCAGCCTGCGTTTGATTGGCGAGCAACGTATTCCGTCCGGCGAGATGTTTCGCGACACGGCGGTCGGCGGCCTGTCCGGACTCGACTACGACGCGGCCTCCGACACCTGGTATCTGCTGAGTGACGACCGCTCGGAGAAGGCGCCCGCGCGTTTCTACACGGCCAGGCTAGACCTCGATGCGGAGGCGTTTCGGGGCATTACGCTGACCGGGGTCTCGGTGTTCACGCAGCAGGACGGCAAGCCCTATCCGTCGCGCCTGCGCCAGGTGCTGGCGCGCGGCGAGATTGCGGACTTCGAGTCGATACGCATCGATCCGACCGACCGGTCGCTCTGGTACACGAGCGAGGGCGATTGCCTGACGACGTTTCGCGATCCGTCGATCACGCATGGCTCCGCCACGGGCGCCTTTATCGCGCGCATCGAGCCGCCGCCGATGTTGCGGCTCTGCCATCCGATCGGTAGCGGCTCGCGCTTCAACGCGACATTCGAGGGCCTGACGTTCTCGGCAGACGGCCGCACGCTATGGGTGTCGATGGAGGGACCCACGCACGAGGACGGGCCACTGCCCACACCCGAGCAGGGCGCGTTCGGCCGCGTGACCGAATTCGCGCGCGACGGCGCCGTGCTGCGCCAGGTCGCCTATCCGATCGACGCCGTGGTACCCGTGCCGGCAAAGGGGAAGCACGGCGAAAACGGTGTCTCCGACATGCTCGCGGTGGACGAGAACCGCTTTCTGATGATCGAGCGCGGTGCCGCGCAGGACGAGAACGGCCGCTGGTCCAACGACATCCGCATCTACGAGATGAATATCCGCGACGCGACCGACGTGCGCGAGGTACCGGCGCTGCGCGAAGGCACGTTCAAACCCGCGACGAAGCGGCTCGTCCTGAATCTGAAAGCACTGGCATTGCAGCGGCTGGACAATATCGAGGGCATCGCGTGGGGGCCGAAGCTGCCGAATGGCCACGACACGATCGTGCTGGTCTCGGACGACAACTTCCATCCGCCGCAGATCACGCAATTGCTGGCCTTCGAGGTGCTGCCGCCGGTAAACTGA
- a CDS encoding TonB-dependent receptor produces the protein MAAMAMQGAAAQEAQPQPAAPAQTTAQASPPARLKSVTVQAQRDEYKVDEAQSAKFTAPLLDTPKSVTVIPAEVIQQSGSITLQDALRTTPGITFGAGEGGNPISDRPFIRGFDSMASIFVDGARDAASQTRDTFNIESIEVIKGPSSAFGGKGSVGGMINIVSKLPQKENFVQGSVGIGTDAYKRATLDGNYLLNDNTALRLNAMAYDANTPGREAVGGHSWGFAPSVTFGMTGPTKVTLQYYHLQGRDMPDYSIPYARPAAQASKANPVGPANVDRNNFYGLVDRDFRKTQTDIGTAIIEHAFSDRLKVRNLTRWGRSTNDYIVTNPDDSRGNVANGYVYRSTKNRDSATETLTNQTDFTAKFETGFLKHTALFGFEFSRDDTNNTPYNIVPSVAGTTCNAALLASYDCTSLYNPNPGDPWRGRIGKLPATTNTTTNERAVYLFDTVEITKQWLVNGGVRYDSYRTNQFTPAYTNPNTNAAVAAVGLSNSSHFFNYQAGIVYKPVEYGSIYVSYGTASSPPGTTNGDGADNLTAQIQNLDPERSRSWELGTKWDLLGRRLSLTGAVFMIDKDNARVAVDANTTQNVGKQKVKGFELGFAGNLTDKWGVFGGYTYLHSELEDNGAVNRANNGNQFPNTPKNSFSLWSTYQLLPDFTVGGGAYYVAQVFGNPANSLYVPSYWRFDAMAAYRVNKNLTLQLNVQNLFNREYFTKAFTAHYASLAPGRFGMLTANFRF, from the coding sequence ATGGCCGCGATGGCCATGCAGGGCGCGGCGGCCCAGGAAGCGCAACCGCAGCCGGCCGCACCGGCGCAGACCACGGCGCAGGCAAGTCCGCCCGCCCGGCTGAAGAGCGTGACCGTGCAGGCCCAGCGCGACGAGTACAAGGTCGATGAGGCACAGTCCGCCAAGTTCACCGCGCCGCTGCTGGACACGCCGAAGTCGGTGACCGTGATTCCCGCCGAGGTCATCCAGCAGAGCGGATCGATCACGCTGCAGGACGCGCTGCGTACCACGCCGGGCATCACATTCGGCGCGGGAGAGGGCGGCAACCCCATCTCCGATCGTCCGTTCATCCGCGGCTTCGACTCGATGGCGAGCATCTTCGTGGACGGCGCGCGCGATGCCGCATCGCAGACGCGCGACACGTTCAATATCGAGAGCATCGAGGTCATCAAGGGACCGAGCTCGGCCTTCGGCGGCAAGGGCTCCGTCGGCGGCATGATCAATATCGTGTCGAAGCTGCCGCAGAAGGAGAACTTCGTGCAGGGCTCGGTGGGCATCGGCACCGATGCCTACAAGCGCGCGACGCTCGACGGCAACTATCTGCTCAACGACAACACCGCGCTGCGCCTGAACGCGATGGCCTACGACGCGAATACGCCGGGCCGCGAGGCCGTCGGCGGCCATTCGTGGGGCTTTGCGCCGTCGGTGACGTTCGGCATGACGGGGCCGACCAAGGTCACGCTGCAGTACTACCACCTGCAGGGCCGCGATATGCCGGATTACAGCATTCCATACGCGCGTCCGGCGGCGCAGGCGAGCAAGGCCAATCCGGTCGGACCCGCTAACGTGGACCGCAACAACTTCTACGGCCTCGTCGATCGCGACTTCCGCAAGACGCAGACCGATATCGGCACCGCGATCATCGAGCACGCGTTCAGCGATCGCCTGAAGGTGCGTAACCTGACGCGCTGGGGCCGTTCCACCAACGACTACATCGTTACGAACCCCGACGACAGCCGTGGCAACGTGGCCAACGGCTACGTCTACCGCAGCACGAAGAACCGCGACTCGGCCACCGAGACGCTGACCAACCAGACCGACTTCACCGCGAAGTTCGAGACCGGCTTCCTCAAGCACACCGCGCTGTTCGGCTTCGAGTTCAGCCGCGACGACACCAACAACACACCGTACAACATCGTGCCGAGCGTGGCGGGTACCACCTGCAATGCCGCGCTGCTGGCCAGCTACGACTGCACGAGCCTGTACAACCCGAACCCGGGTGATCCGTGGCGCGGCCGCATCGGCAAGCTGCCGGCGACGACGAATACCACCACCAACGAGCGCGCGGTCTACCTGTTCGACACGGTCGAGATCACCAAGCAGTGGCTCGTGAACGGTGGCGTGCGCTACGACAGCTATCGCACGAACCAGTTCACGCCCGCGTACACCAATCCGAACACCAACGCGGCGGTGGCGGCGGTGGGCCTCTCCAACAGCTCGCACTTCTTCAACTACCAGGCCGGTATCGTCTACAAGCCGGTGGAGTACGGCAGCATCTATGTGTCGTACGGTACGGCCTCGTCGCCGCCGGGCACGACCAACGGCGATGGCGCGGACAACCTGACCGCGCAGATCCAGAACCTGGACCCCGAGCGCAGCCGCTCGTGGGAACTCGGTACCAAGTGGGATCTGCTCGGCCGCCGGCTGTCGCTGACCGGCGCGGTGTTCATGATCGACAAGGACAACGCGCGCGTGGCCGTGGATGCGAACACCACGCAGAACGTGGGCAAGCAGAAGGTCAAGGGCTTCGAGCTCGGCTTTGCCGGCAACCTCACCGACAAGTGGGGCGTCTTTGGCGGCTATACGTACCTGCATAGCGAGCTCGAGGACAATGGCGCCGTCAACCGCGCCAACAACGGCAACCAGTTCCCGAACACGCCGAAGAACAGCTTCAGCCTCTGGTCGACGTACCAGCTGCTGCCCGACTTCACGGTCGGTGGCGGCGCGTACTACGTGGCGCAGGTATTCGGCAACCCGGCCAACTCGCTGTATGTGCCGTCGTACTGGCGCTTCGACGCGATGGCCGCGTACCGTGTGAACAAGAACCTGACGCTGCAGCTCAACGTCCAGAACCTGTTCAACCGCGAGTACTTCACCAAGGCCTTTACCGCGCACTATGCATCGCTGGCGCCGGGGCGTTTTGGTATGCTGACCGCCAACTTCCGCTTCTAA
- a CDS encoding Fe2+-dependent dioxygenase, whose protein sequence is MMLQIPDLLTREQVARCRALMDAAEWVDGNQTSGYQSALAKRNMQLPEGSPVAHEVGGLIQDALANSALFFSAALPLKVFPPLFNRYEGGQTFGNHVDNAIRYLRGTDFRIRSDLSATVFLTDPADYDGGELVIEDTYGQQRVKLPAGHMVLYPATSVHHVTPVTRGARVSSFFWIQSMVRDDGQRALLFDLDNNLRQASGALGADHASVIGLTGVYHNLLRRWADA, encoded by the coding sequence ATGATGCTTCAGATTCCCGACCTGCTGACGCGCGAGCAGGTCGCACGATGCCGCGCACTGATGGATGCCGCCGAGTGGGTGGACGGCAACCAGACTTCGGGCTACCAGTCCGCGCTGGCCAAGCGCAATATGCAGTTGCCGGAAGGCTCGCCCGTCGCGCATGAGGTGGGCGGACTGATCCAGGACGCGCTGGCCAACAGCGCGCTGTTTTTCTCGGCGGCGCTGCCGCTCAAGGTGTTTCCGCCGCTGTTCAATCGCTACGAGGGTGGCCAGACGTTCGGCAATCACGTGGACAACGCCATCCGATATCTGCGGGGCACCGACTTCCGTATTCGTAGTGACTTGTCGGCGACCGTCTTCCTGACCGATCCGGCCGATTACGACGGTGGCGAACTGGTCATCGAGGACACGTATGGCCAGCAGCGCGTCAAGCTGCCGGCGGGCCATATGGTCCTGTACCCGGCCACGAGCGTGCACCATGTGACGCCGGTCACGCGTGGCGCGCGGGTGTCGTCGTTCTTCTGGATCCAGAGCATGGTGCGCGACGACGGACAACGCGCGCTGTTGTTCGACCTCGACAACAACCTGCGTCAGGCCAGCGGGGCACTGGGCGCGGACCACGCGTCGGTGATCGGCCTGACGGGCGTGTATCACAACCTGCTGCGGCGATGGGCAGACGCCTGA
- a CDS encoding helix-turn-helix transcriptional regulator, which produces MPRTPHLSPKLHLTASHGFALHESRQPGFQRAWHMHDCGMLLWPRAGRLRTVWDVAAPPSDDATADDAAPDATHDAMLVRGTAVLLPASTTHVTTSDPGRQHHGELYLPPDRLRECRQFGALHLDAATVAMLDALLAPTITAQSAAFLVRAIVEQIVTGRLPALPAAVPAEPASIVLRMVRRFTSALERDQAMPSIDAVAADLGVSIRRLQRACQIELGASPVEVRRRMLASHARALLASGQTAARVSVQLGFASSGHLHRLLRDID; this is translated from the coding sequence ATGCCGCGCACGCCCCACCTCTCTCCCAAACTGCACCTGACCGCCAGCCACGGCTTTGCCTTGCATGAGAGCCGGCAGCCCGGTTTCCAGCGCGCATGGCATATGCACGATTGCGGCATGCTGCTGTGGCCGCGCGCGGGCCGATTGCGGACTGTCTGGGACGTTGCCGCGCCGCCGTCGGACGACGCTACCGCGGACGATGCCGCGCCGGACGCGACGCACGATGCCATGCTGGTGCGGGGCACGGCCGTGCTGCTACCCGCTTCCACCACGCATGTGACGACGTCCGATCCCGGACGCCAGCATCACGGCGAACTCTATCTGCCGCCGGACCGCCTGCGCGAATGCCGGCAGTTTGGCGCGCTGCACCTCGATGCGGCCACGGTGGCCATGCTCGATGCGCTGCTGGCCCCCACCATTACCGCGCAGAGTGCGGCCTTTCTGGTGCGGGCGATCGTCGAGCAGATCGTCACGGGCCGGCTGCCTGCGTTACCTGCCGCGGTGCCGGCCGAGCCCGCATCGATCGTGCTGCGCATGGTCCGGCGGTTCACGTCGGCGCTCGAACGCGACCAGGCGATGCCGTCGATCGACGCCGTGGCCGCGGATCTCGGCGTCTCGATTCGCCGTTTGCAGCGTGCCTGTCAGATCGAGCTTGGCGCGAGTCCGGTGGAGGTCCGGCGCCGCATGCTCGCGTCGCATGCCCGCGCATTGCTGGCATCGGGCCAGACCGCGGCGCGGGTCAGCGTTCAGCTCGGATTCGCGAGCAGCGGCCATCTGCACCGCCTGCTGCGGGATATCGACTGA
- a CDS encoding RidA family protein, which yields MTIQSPEARLAEAGFVLPEVPTPRGNYAPFSAIPLGSGQWVSIAGQVCRRNGVAMSGQCSTEADIEPAQRAAEVSMLNALAALRMACGGELSRVHQVVRVRGFIRATPEFTRHPAVLDAASAVLRIAFPEHDLPARTALGVSSLPDAAYTEIEVDAIVATV from the coding sequence ATGACGATTCAATCGCCCGAAGCGCGGCTTGCGGAAGCCGGCTTCGTCCTGCCCGAGGTACCGACACCGCGCGGCAACTATGCCCCGTTCAGCGCGATTCCGCTGGGTAGCGGACAGTGGGTGTCGATCGCGGGACAGGTATGCCGGCGCAACGGCGTCGCGATGAGCGGACAGTGCAGCACCGAGGCCGATATCGAGCCCGCGCAGCGCGCGGCCGAGGTCTCGATGCTCAATGCGCTCGCCGCGCTGCGCATGGCGTGCGGTGGCGAGCTGTCGCGCGTGCATCAGGTGGTGCGCGTGCGCGGCTTTATCCGCGCGACGCCGGAATTCACGCGCCACCCTGCGGTACTGGACGCGGCCTCGGCAGTCTTGCGCATCGCGTTCCCCGAGCACGATCTGCCCGCGCGCACGGCGCTGGGCGTGTCGAGCCTGCCCGACGCCGCCTATACGGAAATCGAAGTCGACGCGATCGTCGCCACGGTATAA
- a CDS encoding PhzF family phenazine biosynthesis isomerase: MSEVTLIRVFVRAAREREEVFHANGTLRSELADAPAGGNPVPLVADARGMSAAAMQAVAAEYGHESAFVLPSERGCDWRLRFFVPQHEMEMCGHATVGTLWALRQWGQWTKPTATIETLSGVVLARWDEGERRVWISQPEVRLETLSDADSARVAAQLNLPPGPSQGGYRAVNATTSRAKTLLELPSVEALDGLKPDFATMEALCESIASTGLYPYAFGGITRDGKQIVHARQFPKSSGYPEDAATGIAAAALWGYLARRSSTTASIAVWQGDTMGSPSEILVAPRHSELGEPAGCWLSGNVAWSHP, translated from the coding sequence GTGAGTGAAGTCACGCTGATTCGCGTCTTCGTTCGCGCCGCCCGCGAACGGGAGGAAGTCTTTCACGCCAATGGCACGCTGCGGTCCGAACTGGCGGACGCCCCCGCGGGAGGCAATCCGGTACCGCTCGTCGCCGACGCGCGTGGCATGAGCGCCGCGGCGATGCAGGCAGTGGCCGCGGAGTATGGCCACGAATCGGCCTTCGTGCTGCCGAGCGAGCGCGGCTGCGACTGGCGCCTGCGCTTCTTCGTGCCCCAGCACGAGATGGAGATGTGTGGCCACGCCACGGTGGGCACGCTGTGGGCATTGCGGCAGTGGGGCCAATGGACGAAGCCGACCGCCACCATCGAGACGCTGAGCGGCGTGGTGCTCGCCCGGTGGGACGAGGGCGAGCGGCGTGTGTGGATCTCGCAGCCGGAAGTCCGCCTCGAAACCCTCTCCGACGCCGACAGCGCCCGCGTGGCCGCGCAGCTGAACCTGCCGCCAGGCCCGTCACAAGGCGGGTACCGTGCGGTCAATGCCACCACGAGCCGCGCCAAGACCCTGCTCGAGTTGCCATCGGTCGAGGCACTCGATGGCCTGAAGCCCGACTTCGCCACAATGGAAGCGCTGTGCGAGTCGATCGCCTCGACCGGGCTCTATCCCTATGCGTTCGGCGGCATCACGCGGGACGGCAAGCAGATCGTGCACGCGCGCCAGTTCCCGAAGTCGTCGGGCTATCCGGAAGATGCGGCCACCGGCATCGCCGCCGCCGCGCTATGGGGCTACCTCGCCCGCCGGTCGAGCACGACCGCTTCCATTGCCGTATGGCAAGGCGATACCATGGGCAGTCCCTCGGAAATTCTTGTAGCGCCGCGCCATTCCGAACTGGGCGAGCCGGCGGGATGCTGGCTCAGCGGCAATGTTGCCTGGAGTCATCCATGA
- a CDS encoding Bug family tripartite tricarboxylate transporter substrate binding protein has translation MSFLPKTLLTCRALIAVAAVACAAGARAEAWPAKPITMVVPFPAGGGTDLVVRSIQPLLQRELGQPVVIDNRSGAGGTIGSGFVARAAADGYTAGVVTTSTHAVSVAIYPKLAYNPSKDFAYAGFIGTSPYVLAVNNDLRAKDTKAFIAKLKADKTQHSFGSVGVGTVSHLIGEQFQKLAGVPITHVPYRGAAPAYTDLIGGQVQMMFDNPVGLAPYIKSGKIAAIATTAPTPLLADVPTIASQGVPGFEQQLWYGIAFPKGTPPAVVERFNAALNKVLSDKTVADDLASKGVTARPGTPAALQAAVQKDTPYWGAIAKAVGATGE, from the coding sequence GTGTCATTCCTACCCAAGACTCTTCTCACCTGCCGCGCGCTGATCGCGGTGGCCGCCGTCGCGTGTGCCGCCGGGGCGCGCGCTGAAGCCTGGCCGGCCAAGCCGATCACGATGGTCGTGCCGTTCCCTGCCGGCGGCGGAACCGATCTGGTCGTGCGGTCGATTCAGCCGTTGCTGCAGCGGGAACTGGGCCAGCCTGTGGTCATCGACAACCGCAGCGGCGCCGGTGGCACGATCGGTTCCGGATTTGTCGCGCGTGCCGCCGCCGATGGCTATACCGCCGGCGTGGTCACGACAAGTACGCATGCCGTCAGCGTGGCGATCTATCCGAAGCTCGCCTACAACCCGAGCAAGGATTTCGCCTACGCGGGCTTTATCGGCACGTCGCCGTACGTGCTGGCCGTCAACAACGACCTGCGCGCGAAGGATACCAAGGCCTTCATTGCGAAGCTCAAGGCCGACAAGACGCAGCACAGCTTTGGATCGGTCGGCGTCGGCACCGTCTCGCACCTGATCGGCGAGCAGTTCCAGAAGCTGGCCGGCGTGCCGATCACGCACGTTCCCTACCGTGGCGCCGCGCCCGCCTACACGGACCTGATCGGCGGGCAGGTCCAGATGATGTTCGACAACCCGGTCGGCCTCGCCCCCTATATCAAGTCCGGCAAGATCGCGGCCATCGCGACGACGGCCCCCACGCCGCTGCTCGCCGACGTGCCCACGATCGCCAGCCAGGGCGTGCCGGGCTTCGAGCAGCAGCTGTGGTACGGCATCGCGTTCCCGAAAGGCACGCCCCCCGCAGTCGTCGAGCGCTTCAACGCGGCGTTGAACAAGGTACTGTCCGACAAGACCGTGGCCGACGACCTCGCCAGCAAGGGCGTGACCGCGCGCCCCGGCACACCGGCCGCTTTGCAGGCCGCGGTACAGAAGGACACCCCGTACTGGGGCGCGATTGCCAAAGCCGTGGGAGCCACTGGTGAGTGA
- a CDS encoding cytochrome-c peroxidase: MRKFPIVFCLAAAAFSLAACKDRRQAGAPAAAPAADASVQAVAVAVAVAAPAPSKLSPPAQVGQRMFFDPTLSGSGRISCATCHDPAHAYAPANDLSVQLGGADMKQAGTRAVPTLMYKDYTDPYSDEFQNPDMVSPPAPGGGMTWDGRANTIAEQAAIPLLAANEMANPSPDAVVAAIEHGPYAELFRQAYGADVFADRKRAFELAGVALQSFQTEDRSFHPYSSKFDLFRNNKIGGALNEAELHGLRLFVDPNKGNCVACHLIGGGNGGSQDITSDYSFAAIGVPRNKSIPANDDPNYFDMGLCGPLRTDHLPTTANKGVGCGMFKTPILRNVATRHAFMHNGVFHTLDEVVHFYNTRDTEPGRWYSRDAHGKVRKFDDLPARYQANIDDQMPLDGRRAGSKAPMTEDELKDLVTFLNTLTDGYVVPADARPAPKAGVFGPATPSTPPAPPAPPPPAQPASIQKTAAR, translated from the coding sequence ATGCGTAAATTCCCGATCGTTTTCTGCCTTGCCGCCGCCGCGTTCTCTCTGGCCGCGTGCAAGGATCGGCGGCAGGCCGGCGCGCCCGCCGCGGCCCCTGCCGCGGATGCGTCCGTCCAAGCCGTCGCCGTCGCCGTCGCCGTTGCCGCCCCCGCGCCCTCGAAGCTCTCGCCCCCCGCGCAAGTGGGCCAGCGCATGTTCTTCGACCCGACGCTCTCGGGCTCCGGCCGCATCTCGTGTGCGACGTGTCACGATCCCGCGCACGCGTATGCGCCGGCCAACGACCTGTCGGTGCAGCTCGGCGGCGCGGACATGAAGCAGGCGGGCACGCGCGCGGTGCCGACGCTGATGTACAAGGACTACACCGATCCGTACTCGGACGAATTCCAGAACCCCGACATGGTCAGCCCGCCCGCGCCGGGCGGCGGCATGACATGGGATGGCCGCGCCAACACCATCGCCGAGCAGGCCGCGATTCCGCTGCTGGCCGCCAACGAGATGGCGAACCCGAGCCCGGATGCCGTGGTGGCCGCGATCGAGCACGGCCCCTATGCCGAACTGTTCCGTCAGGCGTACGGCGCGGACGTCTTCGCCGACCGCAAGCGCGCGTTCGAGCTGGCCGGCGTTGCGCTGCAATCGTTTCAGACCGAGGACCGCAGCTTCCACCCGTACTCGAGCAAGTTCGACCTGTTCCGCAACAACAAGATCGGCGGCGCGCTCAACGAGGCGGAACTGCATGGGTTGCGTCTGTTCGTGGATCCGAACAAGGGCAACTGCGTGGCCTGCCATCTGATCGGTGGCGGCAACGGCGGCAGCCAGGACATCACGAGCGACTACTCGTTTGCCGCCATCGGCGTGCCGCGTAACAAGAGTATTCCGGCCAACGACGATCCGAACTACTTCGACATGGGCCTGTGCGGGCCGCTGCGGACCGACCATCTGCCGACCACGGCGAACAAGGGCGTTGGCTGCGGCATGTTCAAGACGCCGATCCTGCGCAATGTGGCCACGCGCCATGCGTTCATGCACAACGGCGTGTTCCATACGCTCGACGAGGTCGTGCACTTCTACAACACGCGCGACACGGAACCCGGGCGCTGGTATTCGCGCGATGCGCACGGCAAGGTGCGCAAGTTCGACGACCTGCCCGCCCGCTACCAGGCGAACATCGACGACCAGATGCCGCTCGATGGGCGCCGTGCCGGCAGCAAGGCGCCGATGACCGAGGACGAGCTCAAGGACCTCGTCACGTTCCTCAACACCCTGACCGATGGGTACGTGGTGCCGGCCGATGCCAGGCCTGCACCGAAGGCCGGCGTATTCGGTCCGGCCACGCCCTCGACGCCTCCTGCGCCTCCCGCGCCTCCCCCGCCCGCACAGCCCGCCTCCATTCAGAAGACCGCCGCACGATGA